The following are encoded in a window of Psychrobacter sp. P11F6 genomic DNA:
- a CDS encoding YtoQ family protein, translating to MNWNVYLSGEIHTDWRQKIMQGAKDKGLDITFTSAVTEHEASDAAGDVLGKENIGFWRDHKSSKVNAIRTKNMIQKCDIAIIRFGDKYKQWNAAFDAGYCAALGKPYITLHAEDIIHPLKEVDAAAMAWAQTPEQVVELLKYVVSDS from the coding sequence ATGAATTGGAACGTTTATTTGTCCGGAGAAATACACACTGACTGGCGACAAAAAATCATGCAAGGCGCGAAAGACAAAGGTTTAGATATTACCTTTACCTCCGCAGTGACTGAACATGAAGCCAGCGATGCAGCTGGTGATGTGCTTGGTAAAGAAAATATTGGGTTCTGGCGCGACCATAAATCATCAAAAGTTAATGCGATTCGCACCAAAAACATGATTCAAAAGTGCGATATTGCTATCATTCGTTTTGGTGATAAATATAAGCAGTGGAACGCTGCCTTCGATGCCGGCTACTGCGCGGCTTTAGGCAAGCCGTACATTACCCTTCATGCTGAAGATATTATCCATCCGCTAAAAGAAGTCGATGCGGCGGCAATGGCATGGGCGCAAACGCCAGAGCAAGTTGTTGAGCTGCTAAAATATGTTGTCAGTGATAGCTAA
- a CDS encoding RNA methyltransferase — MSNDPTPILAASTVHHTVSDYLACVQVVMVNTTLPANIGSAARAMHTMGLSRLTVVDPKLPIDETSVSHAAGGSELLSSALIAPTLESAIANCQLVFAASSRSRHLPRPVVTPTQAAKIMFDFIDKQSALSKDDSNADTLSAATTSKPNIAILFGREDRGLTNEELAYADYHIQIDANPAYPVLNVASAVQVIASFIFAYAQSHTQTADSLDTALSTTTQPMLDVHLRQQWDEPAITQQQLQQLTHRTTELMAQRGLADSENLKSLPSRLSRLGSRLQLDQKEYQLLSALIAKLAND; from the coding sequence ATGAGTAATGATCCTACCCCTATATTAGCAGCATCTACTGTCCATCATACAGTGAGCGACTATTTGGCTTGTGTGCAAGTTGTCATGGTTAATACCACTTTGCCTGCCAATATTGGCTCAGCAGCGCGCGCCATGCACACAATGGGTTTGTCTCGTTTGACGGTTGTCGATCCTAAGCTACCAATTGATGAAACCAGTGTATCTCATGCAGCAGGTGGCAGCGAGCTGCTATCATCAGCCTTGATTGCACCTACTTTAGAATCTGCTATTGCGAATTGCCAGCTGGTATTTGCTGCCAGCAGTCGCAGTCGGCATTTGCCCCGCCCTGTCGTGACACCCACGCAAGCTGCTAAGATTATGTTTGATTTTATCGATAAACAGTCGGCGTTGAGCAAGGACGATAGCAACGCTGATACCCTATCGGCTGCTACTACTAGTAAACCAAATATCGCTATCCTATTTGGGCGTGAAGATCGTGGATTGACCAATGAAGAATTGGCTTATGCCGATTATCATATCCAAATTGATGCCAACCCTGCTTACCCTGTACTCAATGTCGCGTCAGCCGTGCAAGTAATCGCTAGCTTTATTTTTGCTTACGCGCAATCACACACTCAGACAGCGGATAGTTTAGATACTGCTTTGAGTACTACTACTCAGCCAATGCTCGATGTACATTTACGTCAGCAATGGGATGAACCCGCCATTACCCAGCAGCAATTGCAACAGCTGACCCATCGCACCACTGAACTGATGGCTCAACGAGGTTTAGCCGATAGCGAAAACTTGAAGTCATTACCATCGCGGCTGTCACGACTGGGCTCACGCCTACAGCTTGATCAAAAAGAGTATCAGCTACTCAGTGCTTTGATTGCCAAACTTGCAAACGACTAA
- a CDS encoding Hpt domain-containing protein, which yields MDETPNKNMAHQAKEIINHEQFEDMRDLLEEDFADLIQVYITDSQQRVSALRVAQQENDNANGFEVAHALKGASANLGTTQLMNLSSQLQERCRERLISEQAALIENIAVALQRAEQEINLRLGL from the coding sequence ATGGATGAAACCCCAAATAAAAATATGGCTCACCAAGCTAAAGAAATCATTAATCATGAGCAATTTGAAGACATGCGTGATTTATTAGAAGAAGACTTTGCTGACTTGATACAAGTGTATATCACTGATAGTCAGCAGCGAGTAAGTGCGCTGCGAGTCGCTCAGCAAGAAAATGACAATGCCAATGGTTTTGAGGTTGCTCATGCGCTAAAAGGGGCTAGCGCCAATTTGGGCACGACCCAATTAATGAACTTGAGCAGCCAGTTACAAGAGCGCTGCCGCGAGCGTCTTATCAGCGAGCAAGCGGCACTGATTGAAAATATCGCCGTCGCATTGCAACGCGCAGAACAAGAAATCAATCTAAGACTGGGATTATAA
- the dnaE gene encoding DNA polymerase III subunit alpha: MAFVHLGIHSEYSITDSIVRIKPLVKAAAADHQRALALTDLSNLYATVKFYRACLGAGIKPIIGSEVIMENEDTRLTLLAMDNEGYQNITRIVSLGFTEGRADDANHGVPVVKRSHILAHAAGVIVLFTEKSDVGQALVGSMPEKADELLIEWQAQFADRLYFAIKRTNRSGEDAFIKAAIHSGAKHHIPIIAHNDVRFLEQDDFDAHEARVCIAGSYVLADQNRPQTYSDAQYLKTQAQMQQLFADIPQVIDNTLRLASRCNVTLTLGINVLPDFPVPEGETIESFFRAESIRGLNNRLDKLFPIEKRSDNWSEFRQRYDDRLEYELKVILSMGFPGYFLIVMDFIRWAKANGVPVGPGRGSGAGSLVAYSLNITDLDPIHYDLLFERFLNPERVSMPDFDIDFCIEGRDRVIDYVAQTYGREAVSQIITFGTMAAKAVVRDVARAQSKSYFLASKMSKLIPKTPGITLSQALEQEPQLKDLISNPDNMDYEDATEVWEMAIKLEGICRNVGKHAGGVLIAPHRITDFSAIYCDDEGHRVSQFDKDDVEAVGLVKFDFLGLRNLTVIDAAVRNINLRRAKEGKDALVLEDLPLDDKKAYKLLQDAKTTAVFQLESMGMKKYLAKLQPTNIEDVIAMCALYRPGPLDAGMVEMYIDRKHGREEVIYDHPNLEPILENTNGVIVYQEQVMQISQVMAGYSLGGADMLRRAMGKKKPEEMAKQRDIFITGATAQGIDEATSGGVFDLMEKFAGYGFNRSHSAAYGVLAYQTAYLKQYYPAEFMAAVLTSDMNNTDNVVFFINDCRENFDLTVVNPSVNRSEWHFVADTPTNIIYGLGAIKGVGEGAVESIVDARRREGPFKDLYDFCRRVDIKKVNKRTLEGLINAGCFDDFAATLRPDLPADEAYEIRGALMSQLPSAVQAAEQDRQNREIGMMDLFGEMDGVVAAPPLVMTPELIWGDKHRLKAEKNTLGLYLTGHPINEYLDELKRYTSGTRLDKLTDTGYNGSCYFAGLIIDIANFGNRNVIILDDGTSRLEVSCYAERFNRVKEQLKIDEVVIIKGSIRERDGRLFARLDSAMSMVDARLRWMKKISIKIHGSDINLLTRLQPLLKSAQASIIPAPKLSHDNEQDEQSGSFNGNSGYDAAIGGSLYDENGNDLLALENDMNQNSANQSYANNALSNTDTSINDNCLPLGLSIYEKFGIANVGLSEHWRIYPNDDNLQQLKNMVSEDNLHFHYS; encoded by the coding sequence ATGGCATTTGTACACCTTGGCATCCACAGCGAATATTCAATTACTGATTCTATCGTGCGTATCAAGCCGCTAGTGAAAGCTGCGGCGGCTGACCATCAGCGCGCGCTGGCATTGACCGATTTGTCCAATCTGTATGCCACGGTGAAGTTTTATCGTGCCTGCCTAGGTGCTGGTATCAAGCCCATTATCGGCAGTGAAGTCATCATGGAAAATGAAGACACACGGCTCACCCTACTCGCGATGGACAACGAGGGCTATCAAAACATCACTCGTATCGTATCGCTCGGCTTTACCGAAGGGCGCGCCGACGATGCCAATCATGGTGTACCAGTGGTCAAGCGCAGTCATATTTTAGCGCATGCGGCAGGCGTGATTGTCTTATTTACTGAAAAATCAGATGTCGGTCAGGCACTGGTCGGCTCTATGCCAGAAAAAGCCGATGAGCTGCTAATAGAATGGCAAGCGCAATTTGCTGATCGCTTATATTTTGCGATTAAGCGTACCAATCGCTCAGGTGAAGACGCCTTTATTAAAGCGGCTATTCACTCTGGTGCTAAGCATCATATTCCTATCATTGCCCACAATGACGTGCGGTTTTTAGAGCAGGATGATTTCGATGCTCACGAAGCGCGGGTTTGTATCGCAGGCTCTTACGTACTTGCCGACCAAAATCGCCCGCAGACTTATTCCGATGCGCAATATCTTAAAACCCAAGCACAAATGCAGCAGCTATTTGCTGATATTCCGCAGGTTATCGACAATACTTTGCGCTTAGCAAGCCGTTGTAATGTGACGTTGACGCTTGGTATCAACGTATTACCTGACTTTCCTGTGCCTGAAGGTGAGACGATTGAATCGTTTTTCCGTGCAGAATCTATCCGAGGTCTGAATAATCGACTAGATAAACTATTCCCCATCGAGAAACGTAGCGATAATTGGAGCGAGTTTCGCCAAAGATATGATGACCGCTTAGAGTATGAGCTAAAGGTTATTCTTTCAATGGGCTTTCCTGGTTACTTCCTCATCGTCATGGACTTTATCCGCTGGGCAAAAGCCAATGGCGTACCAGTCGGTCCTGGTCGTGGTTCTGGTGCAGGCTCGCTCGTTGCTTATTCGCTCAATATTACCGACCTCGACCCTATTCATTACGACTTATTATTTGAGCGCTTTTTGAATCCCGAGCGTGTGTCCATGCCCGATTTCGATATTGACTTCTGTATCGAAGGTCGCGACCGCGTTATTGATTATGTAGCACAAACCTATGGTCGTGAAGCGGTCTCGCAAATCATTACCTTTGGTACGATGGCAGCAAAAGCGGTAGTTCGAGATGTCGCGCGCGCGCAAAGTAAATCGTACTTCCTTGCCAGCAAAATGTCGAAACTTATTCCCAAAACACCGGGGATTACTTTAAGCCAAGCGCTTGAACAAGAGCCGCAGCTCAAAGACTTAATCTCCAATCCTGACAATATGGATTATGAAGATGCCACTGAAGTGTGGGAAATGGCGATTAAGCTTGAAGGTATTTGCCGGAACGTGGGTAAACATGCTGGTGGCGTATTGATTGCGCCGCACAGAATCACAGATTTTAGCGCAATTTATTGTGATGATGAAGGTCACCGTGTCAGCCAGTTTGATAAGGATGACGTTGAAGCGGTTGGGCTAGTAAAATTTGACTTTTTGGGTCTACGTAACTTGACCGTGATTGATGCCGCTGTCAGAAATATCAATCTGCGCCGTGCCAAAGAAGGCAAAGATGCGTTGGTGTTAGAAGACCTACCGTTAGATGATAAAAAAGCCTACAAGCTCTTGCAAGATGCTAAGACCACTGCCGTCTTTCAGCTAGAAAGTATGGGCATGAAAAAGTATCTGGCGAAATTACAACCGACCAACATCGAAGATGTGATCGCCATGTGTGCGCTCTATCGCCCAGGTCCGCTTGATGCTGGCATGGTAGAGATGTATATCGACCGTAAGCACGGTCGCGAGGAAGTGATTTATGACCATCCCAATCTTGAGCCGATTTTAGAAAATACCAATGGCGTTATTGTCTATCAAGAACAGGTCATGCAAATCTCGCAGGTCATGGCAGGCTATAGCTTGGGCGGCGCGGATATGTTACGCCGAGCCATGGGTAAAAAGAAACCTGAGGAAATGGCCAAACAGCGCGATATCTTTATCACTGGTGCAACCGCGCAAGGTATCGACGAAGCGACGTCAGGTGGTGTTTTTGATTTGATGGAGAAGTTCGCAGGTTACGGTTTTAACCGCTCGCATTCGGCTGCTTATGGCGTACTGGCTTATCAGACCGCTTACCTAAAACAATACTACCCTGCTGAGTTTATGGCAGCCGTACTCACATCAGATATGAACAACACTGACAACGTGGTGTTCTTTATCAATGATTGCCGTGAAAACTTTGATTTGACCGTGGTTAATCCATCGGTAAATCGCAGTGAATGGCATTTCGTTGCCGATACCCCAACCAATATCATTTATGGCTTAGGTGCGATTAAAGGCGTTGGTGAAGGCGCGGTCGAGTCTATCGTTGATGCACGCCGCCGTGAAGGACCGTTTAAAGACCTATATGATTTTTGTCGCCGCGTTGATATCAAAAAGGTTAATAAACGCACTTTAGAGGGACTGATAAACGCTGGTTGTTTTGATGACTTTGCAGCCACCCTACGACCAGATTTACCAGCCGATGAAGCGTACGAGATTCGCGGCGCATTAATGAGCCAGCTGCCAAGTGCCGTACAAGCTGCTGAACAAGACCGTCAGAACCGTGAAATCGGCATGATGGATTTGTTTGGTGAAATGGATGGTGTCGTCGCCGCGCCGCCACTGGTTATGACGCCAGAGCTGATTTGGGGTGATAAACATCGTTTAAAAGCAGAAAAGAACACGTTAGGATTGTATTTGACGGGTCATCCAATCAATGAATACTTGGATGAGTTAAAACGCTATACCTCAGGCACTCGTCTCGATAAACTGACTGACACGGGCTATAACGGTAGCTGTTATTTCGCCGGATTGATTATTGATATTGCCAACTTTGGTAATCGCAATGTCATTATCTTAGATGACGGCACTTCAAGGCTGGAAGTAAGCTGCTATGCCGAGCGTTTCAATCGTGTCAAAGAACAGTTGAAAATTGATGAAGTCGTCATCATCAAAGGCAGCATTCGTGAGCGTGATGGGCGTTTATTTGCCCGTCTTGATAGTGCCATGAGCATGGTCGATGCGCGCCTAAGATGGATGAAAAAAATCAGTATTAAAATTCATGGCAGCGACATCAATCTGCTGACGCGACTGCAACCGTTACTCAAGTCTGCACAAGCCAGCATTATTCCGGCACCAAAACTGTCTCATGACAACGAGCAAGACGAGCAAAGTGGCAGCTTTAATGGCAATAGTGGCTACGATGCTGCGATAGGTGGAAGTCTGTATGATGAAAATGGCAATGATTTATTGGCGCTAGAAAATGACATGAATCAAAATAGTGCTAATCAAAGTTATGCCAATAATGCTTTGAGCAATACCGACACCTCCATTAATGATAATTGTCTGCCACTGGGACTGAGCATTTATGAGAAATTTGGCATCGCTAACGTAGGGCTATCTGAGCACTGGCGCATCTACCCCAACGATGATAACTTACAGCAATTAAAGAATATGGTTAGTGAAGACAATTTGCATTTCCATTATAGCTAG
- a CDS encoding restriction endonuclease, whose translation MSNITKLPAFGDMLNAGIQTIKNLSTRNTVGRTVFYREFEKLAQIVNDHKEINYMSNYDIRHECHNGSPCYDDIVDLILLCLSAMGLVKEDKFSLVPNLNQNFANFITFDEKVTPKNIIRLDPFGKVYFWLAGNNFTQYINEGIPNSDYIANLTRFDNKAFADLQKVNIAAYGKNGDALINHLIEETQRRTSMFMNNYADATVGNDFVKVTPDMIMAQLESLSPLQFEWFCLKMIERSLEIESPESNLTSRHTGRSNDNGIDGLIIQDFPDGEVHNYYIQAKLYSAGNNISNGDLRNFIGAYPPQKTNHHGLFITTTSFTKPAQEYANATDSHSLILIDQMNLIELMMQHKVGLKEVNARPKLLLDNDFFNKIKLY comes from the coding sequence ATGAGTAACATTACGAAGCTGCCCGCATTTGGTGACATGTTAAATGCGGGTATACAAACCATAAAAAATTTGAGTACACGGAACACCGTTGGTCGCACGGTATTTTATAGAGAGTTTGAAAAGTTAGCACAAATTGTCAATGATCATAAAGAAATCAATTACATGAGTAATTATGATATACGCCATGAGTGTCATAACGGCTCACCTTGTTATGATGACATCGTTGATCTAATTTTATTGTGCTTGTCCGCAATGGGGCTGGTCAAAGAAGACAAGTTCAGCTTAGTACCCAATTTAAATCAGAATTTCGCTAATTTTATTACTTTTGATGAAAAAGTAACGCCTAAAAACATCATACGTTTAGACCCGTTTGGCAAAGTCTATTTTTGGTTAGCAGGAAACAATTTTACTCAATACATTAACGAAGGCATTCCAAATAGTGATTATATTGCTAACTTGACCCGTTTTGATAATAAAGCCTTTGCTGATCTGCAAAAAGTCAATATTGCGGCTTATGGTAAAAATGGCGATGCACTTATTAATCATTTGATAGAAGAAACTCAGCGCCGAACGTCTATGTTTATGAACAATTATGCAGATGCTACTGTGGGCAATGATTTTGTCAAGGTAACGCCTGATATGATTATGGCGCAGCTTGAAAGCTTGTCACCTTTGCAGTTTGAGTGGTTTTGTCTAAAAATGATTGAACGATCTTTAGAGATTGAAAGTCCTGAGAGTAATTTGACATCGCGTCATACTGGACGCTCGAATGACAATGGCATTGATGGGCTGATTATTCAGGATTTCCCAGATGGTGAGGTGCATAACTATTATATTCAAGCCAAACTATATAGTGCCGGTAATAATATATCTAATGGCGATTTGAGAAACTTCATAGGGGCTTATCCACCACAAAAAACCAATCATCATGGCTTGTTTATTACCACGACAAGCTTTACCAAGCCTGCGCAGGAATATGCCAATGCAACGGATTCGCACAGTCTGATACTCATCGATCAAATGAATCTCATAGAGCTTATGATGCAACATAAGGTGGGTCTAAAAGAGGTCAATGCCAGACCGAAATTATTATTAGACAATGATTTTTTTAACAAGATCAAGTTGTATTGA
- a CDS encoding alanine/glycine:cation symporter family protein: protein MEAIINTIVGYIWSDALVYLALGVGIYFTVVTRGVQFRYLKEMVRLLFDKQTSTQGISSFQAFCMALSGRIGVGNIAGVATAIAAGGPGAVFWMIVMGLLGGASAFVESTLAQVYKHDVDGQYRGGSPFYIERGLKMKPFAIVVAAVTCLSYGVLVPGVQANTIADSFNTAFNIPPVITGTIIIALLAFIIFGGVKRIASFAGTVVPFMAIGYILLMVIVLGFNASNLPAMFALIFKSAFGMDAVFGGIVGLAISWGVRRAVFSNVAGAGEATFSSAAAEVSHPAKQGLVQSFSIYVDTVLVCTATALMILSTGMYNVIPAEGMVLVENMPGIEAGTAFTQAAVSTVFSQYGSGFVAIAIFLFAFTCLIAYYYIAETTLVYLDSKLRYPVLKPILKVVFLIICFTGSMQSVGVMWALGDIGFGSMCYLNFIAIVLLSKTALKVLKDYDEQMKLGLDPVFDPRKAGVENADFWIGYSDKHDKR, encoded by the coding sequence ATGGAAGCGATTATTAATACTATCGTCGGCTATATATGGAGCGATGCTTTAGTTTATTTGGCACTCGGTGTCGGCATTTATTTTACCGTTGTCACTCGCGGTGTACAGTTCCGCTATCTTAAAGAGATGGTTAGGCTGTTGTTTGATAAGCAAACCTCAACCCAAGGTATCAGCTCATTCCAAGCCTTTTGTATGGCATTGTCCGGTCGTATTGGGGTTGGTAATATCGCAGGTGTGGCCACCGCTATCGCAGCAGGTGGTCCAGGAGCGGTATTTTGGATGATTGTTATGGGCTTGCTTGGCGGTGCCAGTGCCTTTGTCGAGTCAACCCTTGCGCAGGTATATAAGCATGACGTCGATGGTCAATATCGCGGCGGCTCCCCTTTCTACATTGAGCGCGGCCTTAAGATGAAACCGTTCGCTATTGTAGTCGCAGCGGTAACCTGTCTTTCTTATGGCGTTTTGGTGCCCGGTGTACAAGCCAATACCATCGCCGACTCTTTTAATACCGCCTTTAATATTCCGCCCGTCATCACTGGGACCATTATCATTGCTCTATTGGCCTTTATTATCTTTGGCGGTGTCAAACGTATTGCCAGCTTTGCGGGCACAGTTGTCCCCTTTATGGCAATCGGCTATATCTTGCTCATGGTGATTGTTTTAGGCTTTAATGCTTCAAACCTACCTGCCATGTTCGCGCTCATTTTCAAAAGCGCCTTTGGTATGGATGCAGTATTTGGTGGTATTGTTGGTCTAGCGATTTCTTGGGGTGTACGCCGCGCAGTCTTTTCAAACGTTGCTGGTGCAGGCGAAGCCACTTTCAGCTCGGCTGCCGCAGAAGTATCTCATCCTGCCAAACAAGGCTTGGTACAGAGTTTTTCTATCTATGTTGATACGGTTCTTGTCTGTACCGCAACTGCGCTCATGATCTTGTCTACGGGCATGTATAACGTCATTCCAGCAGAAGGAATGGTGCTAGTCGAAAACATGCCAGGCATTGAAGCTGGAACCGCATTTACCCAAGCTGCTGTATCGACAGTATTTAGCCAATATGGCAGCGGTTTTGTCGCGATTGCTATTTTCTTATTTGCTTTTACTTGCTTGATTGCTTATTACTATATCGCTGAAACCACGCTCGTCTATTTAGATAGTAAGTTACGCTATCCGGTGCTAAAGCCGATATTAAAAGTGGTGTTTTTAATCATTTGCTTCACTGGCAGTATGCAATCAGTCGGCGTCATGTGGGCATTAGGTGATATTGGCTTCGGTAGTATGTGTTACCTCAACTTTATCGCTATCGTATTACTCAGTAAAACCGCTCTCAAAGTATTAAAAGACTACGATGAGCAAATGAAGCTGGGACTTGACCCTGTCTTTGACCCCCGAAAAGCAGGCGTTGAAAATGCAGACTTTTGGATAGGATATAGCGATAAACATGATAAGCGCTAA
- a CDS encoding aldehyde dehydrogenase codes for MSTKEQATKEKIYKEQVLEKAKQQQLWAGHLIAADHLSDATLDNYTPIDNSVIGQIASGTSGDVDIAVQIARDSFENGEWRRLAPAERKSVMQRWCALMHEHSEELAALDCVDAGKPITECLNTDMPATIETFEWYAEAADKIFGKVAPTGSAALGLIVQEPIGVVGAVLPWNFPAQMYAWKVAPALIMGNSVIVKPAELTSLSAYRLTELAYEAGVPREALQMVCGLGENVGAALGQHMDVDMVSFTGSTEVGRLFLQYSAQSNLKEIVLECGGKSPQIVFDDAVLDDAAINDILSAAFWNMSENCSCGSRLLVHSSQKKALLEQLKSGLKDWKVGSPYDPDTAIGPMIEKTHFDKVCHYLQTAKDEGATIVAGGNIHTDLGSGWYVEPTIFDDVSADMTLFKEEVFGPLLAVTSFETEEEAIKLANETNYGLAASFYTQNIKRAYRVASSIKAGTVSINGFSEGDITTPFGGYKQSGFGGRDNGLEALSQYAQTKTIWVVN; via the coding sequence ATGAGCACTAAAGAGCAAGCTACTAAAGAAAAAATCTATAAAGAACAAGTACTTGAGAAAGCAAAACAGCAACAGCTCTGGGCTGGTCACTTAATAGCGGCTGATCATTTATCAGACGCTACTTTGGACAATTACACGCCTATTGATAATAGCGTTATCGGTCAGATTGCCTCTGGTACTAGCGGTGATGTCGATATTGCCGTGCAAATAGCCCGCGATAGTTTTGAAAATGGTGAATGGCGTCGCCTGGCTCCAGCAGAGCGTAAGTCTGTTATGCAGCGCTGGTGTGCCCTGATGCATGAGCATTCTGAAGAACTTGCCGCCCTAGATTGTGTGGATGCAGGCAAACCAATTACTGAATGTTTAAACACTGACATGCCAGCGACTATTGAGACGTTCGAGTGGTATGCCGAAGCGGCTGATAAGATATTTGGTAAAGTCGCGCCAACTGGTAGCGCAGCTTTAGGGCTTATTGTCCAAGAGCCTATTGGTGTCGTTGGTGCAGTATTGCCTTGGAATTTCCCAGCCCAAATGTACGCGTGGAAAGTCGCCCCTGCTCTGATTATGGGCAACTCCGTCATTGTTAAACCAGCTGAGCTGACCTCATTATCTGCCTACCGTCTAACCGAGCTTGCCTATGAAGCTGGCGTGCCCAGAGAAGCTTTACAAATGGTCTGCGGTCTTGGTGAAAATGTCGGCGCTGCACTTGGTCAACATATGGATGTTGACATGGTGTCTTTCACTGGCTCGACTGAGGTCGGACGTCTGTTTTTACAATACTCGGCACAAAGTAATCTAAAAGAAATCGTCTTAGAATGCGGCGGTAAAAGCCCGCAAATAGTCTTTGACGATGCTGTACTCGATGACGCTGCCATTAACGATATCTTATCAGCCGCGTTTTGGAATATGAGTGAAAACTGTAGCTGTGGTTCACGTCTGCTGGTACATAGTAGCCAAAAAAAAGCGCTGCTTGAGCAACTAAAGAGTGGTCTAAAAGATTGGAAGGTTGGCTCACCTTACGACCCTGATACCGCCATTGGTCCTATGATTGAAAAAACACACTTCGATAAGGTTTGTCATTACTTACAAACTGCAAAGGATGAAGGTGCAACGATTGTCGCAGGTGGCAACATCCACACAGACTTAGGTAGTGGCTGGTATGTCGAGCCGACGATATTTGATGATGTTAGTGCCGATATGACTTTATTCAAAGAAGAAGTATTTGGCCCTTTGCTTGCAGTGACGAGTTTTGAGACTGAAGAAGAAGCTATCAAATTAGCCAATGAGACCAACTATGGACTCGCTGCTTCTTTTTATACCCAGAACATCAAGCGTGCTTATCGTGTGGCATCGTCTATTAAAGCAGGCACAGTCTCAATCAATGGTTTTTCAGAAGGTGATATCACAACGCCATTTGGCGGTTATAAGCAATCAGGGTTTGGCGGCCGTGATAATGGTTTAGAGGCTTTATCACAATACGCACAGACTAAAACCATCTGGGTGGTTAATTAG
- the dapA gene encoding 4-hydroxy-tetrahydrodipicolinate synthase yields the protein MNINGILVPIVTPFDNNGNVDSQKLKTLVEAFIDQGVAGIVACGTTGEYYTFSAAEHELVLTTIAEAAKDKVTLIAGINSLSTDHSIELAAQAKALGYDGLMLSATPYSLPEQDGIIAHFEKVADASDLPIIMYNFPARVGVAIEFDTVAHLAKHPNIVGVKESSGDFSHALRMLQADFDDFDVVCGCDDQPIDFFFWGAKSWIAGAANVFPAEQVALFNATQQGDWDKAKQIMSEIYPAIHSMESGNYNQKAKAGCLKGSMDVGSVRVPLTDMPKDEKATFLALLAK from the coding sequence ATGAACATTAATGGAATTTTAGTCCCAATCGTTACTCCTTTTGACAATAACGGCAACGTTGATTCACAAAAATTAAAGACACTGGTCGAAGCTTTTATTGACCAAGGCGTAGCCGGTATCGTTGCCTGCGGTACCACAGGTGAATACTATACCTTTTCGGCTGCAGAGCATGAGTTGGTATTAACTACTATCGCTGAAGCCGCAAAAGATAAAGTCACCCTCATCGCTGGTATCAATAGCTTATCGACGGACCATTCTATTGAGCTTGCCGCCCAAGCCAAAGCTTTAGGTTATGACGGTCTGATGCTGTCTGCCACTCCTTACAGCTTGCCTGAACAAGACGGCATCATCGCTCACTTTGAAAAAGTCGCAGATGCAAGTGATCTGCCTATTATCATGTATAACTTCCCTGCTCGTGTTGGCGTTGCCATTGAATTTGATACTGTCGCTCATCTAGCCAAGCACCCTAACATCGTTGGTGTAAAAGAAAGTAGCGGCGACTTTAGTCATGCGCTACGCATGCTGCAAGCTGATTTTGATGACTTTGATGTGGTTTGTGGCTGCGATGATCAACCCATCGATTTCTTTTTTTGGGGCGCAAAAAGCTGGATTGCCGGTGCAGCTAACGTCTTCCCAGCAGAGCAAGTCGCACTATTTAATGCCACTCAGCAAGGCGACTGGGATAAAGCCAAACAAATTATGAGCGAGATTTATCCTGCCATCCATTCTATGGAATCTGGAAACTACAACCAAAAGGCTAAAGCGGGCTGCTTAAAAGGCAGTATGGATGTTGGCTCAGTGCGTGTGCCATTAACTGATATGCCAAAAGATGAGAAAGCAACGTTTTTAGCCTTATTGGCTAAATAG